Proteins encoded in a region of the Flammeovirga yaeyamensis genome:
- a CDS encoding S9 family peptidase: MKNNITPPIARREPKVLEKHGDKRTDPYYWMRDRENQEVIDYLNAENKYIDDVMSEHKQFEEDLFQELKGRIQEKDESVPYKARDYFYYVRYIEGGEYPLYCRKKGNLEAEEEVMLNANDHAKDQSYYKIGGMTVGEDQNLLAYSEDVVGRRIYTVRFKNIDTNEILEDVLEETTGDAVWAADGKTLFYTTQDKETLRPDKVWRHTLGTPQSDDVVVYEENDDTFWIGVRRTKSREYLAIESGSTLTTETRILKADNPTGEFKAFLPRERKHEYSISHFNGAFYVVTNWEAKNFRLMKVAENVDTTNKENWEEVIAHRDDTMIEGLDIFKNFYVVEERRDGLVHIRIIKWEDGSEHYLDFGEETYSAWTSANPDFNTDILRYGYNSLTTPYSEYDYNMIDRSKVLLKQQKVVGKFDPNDYEAKRLYATAKDGVKVPISVVYKKGFKLNGEHPLYMTGYGSYGISYDVAFSPSRISLMERGYAYAIAHIRGGEDLGRAWYEDGKLLKKKNTFDDFIACSEYLIDQKYTSADKFVVNGGSAGGLLMGAVVNARPDLYKLVIADVPFVDVVTTMLDESIPLTTGEYDEWGNPNDKEYYDYMLSYSPYDQVEKKSYPHLLITSGLHDSQVQYWEPTKWAAKLRIENTSDNYIFLKTNMDAGHSGASGRFQRFKEVAFEYATIFAIVTPDQMKPL, encoded by the coding sequence ATGAAAAACAATATCACACCGCCTATTGCACGACGTGAACCAAAAGTGCTAGAGAAACACGGAGATAAACGTACTGACCCTTATTACTGGATGCGTGATAGAGAAAATCAAGAAGTAATTGATTACCTCAATGCAGAGAATAAGTATATAGACGATGTGATGTCTGAACATAAACAGTTCGAAGAAGATTTATTTCAGGAACTGAAAGGTCGTATCCAAGAAAAAGATGAAAGCGTTCCTTATAAAGCGAGAGATTACTTTTACTATGTGCGTTATATAGAAGGTGGAGAGTATCCTTTGTATTGCCGTAAGAAAGGCAACTTGGAAGCAGAGGAGGAAGTGATGTTGAACGCCAACGATCATGCAAAAGATCAAAGCTATTACAAGATCGGAGGAATGACTGTCGGTGAGGATCAAAATCTTTTGGCTTATTCTGAAGATGTAGTAGGTAGAAGAATCTATACTGTTCGATTTAAAAACATCGATACCAACGAAATTTTAGAAGATGTTTTAGAAGAAACCACAGGTGATGCCGTATGGGCTGCTGATGGAAAAACACTTTTCTATACCACTCAAGATAAAGAAACGCTTCGTCCAGATAAAGTTTGGAGACACACACTAGGTACTCCGCAATCTGATGATGTAGTTGTGTATGAAGAAAACGACGATACTTTCTGGATTGGTGTGAGGAGAACAAAGTCAAGAGAATATTTAGCGATTGAATCGGGTTCTACTTTAACCACAGAGACAAGAATTCTGAAAGCAGATAATCCTACAGGTGAATTCAAAGCGTTTCTTCCAAGAGAGAGAAAACACGAATACAGTATCTCTCATTTCAATGGTGCATTTTATGTAGTGACCAACTGGGAAGCAAAGAACTTCCGTTTAATGAAAGTTGCCGAAAATGTAGATACCACAAATAAAGAAAACTGGGAAGAGGTCATCGCTCATCGTGACGATACAATGATCGAAGGCTTGGACATCTTCAAAAACTTTTATGTTGTAGAGGAGAGAAGAGATGGCCTAGTACATATCAGAATTATTAAATGGGAAGATGGATCTGAGCATTATTTAGATTTTGGCGAAGAGACGTATTCTGCGTGGACAAGTGCTAACCCAGATTTTAATACTGATATCCTTCGTTACGGCTACAATTCTCTAACTACACCTTACTCTGAGTACGATTACAATATGATCGATCGCTCAAAAGTGCTTTTAAAGCAACAGAAAGTAGTTGGTAAATTCGATCCGAACGATTACGAAGCAAAACGTTTATATGCTACAGCCAAAGATGGTGTAAAAGTGCCGATCTCAGTAGTCTACAAAAAAGGATTTAAATTAAATGGTGAACATCCTTTATATATGACTGGCTATGGATCTTATGGTATTTCATATGATGTAGCCTTTTCACCATCAAGAATTAGTTTGATGGAAAGAGGGTATGCCTATGCTATTGCTCATATTCGAGGAGGTGAAGACTTAGGTCGTGCTTGGTACGAAGACGGCAAGCTTCTCAAAAAGAAAAACACATTTGATGATTTTATCGCTTGTTCTGAATATTTGATAGATCAGAAATATACATCAGCCGATAAATTTGTAGTCAATGGCGGATCAGCCGGAGGATTATTAATGGGGGCTGTAGTTAACGCTCGACCAGATTTATACAAATTAGTCATTGCAGACGTACCATTCGTTGATGTAGTGACCACAATGTTGGATGAATCTATTCCATTAACCACTGGAGAATATGATGAGTGGGGTAATCCAAACGATAAGGAGTATTATGATTACATGTTATCGTACTCACCATATGATCAAGTAGAGAAGAAAAGTTATCCACACTTATTGATTACTTCAGGTTTGCACGATTCTCAGGTTCAATATTGGGAACCTACAAAATGGGCGGCCAAACTAAGAATCGAAAACACTAGTGATAACTACATCTTCCTTAAAACAAATATGGATGCAGGTCACAGTGGAGCATCAGGTCGTTTTCAACGTTTCAAAGAAGTAGCATTTGAATATGCGACTATTTTTGCGATTGTGACGCCGGATCAGATGAAGCCTTTGTAA
- a CDS encoding Dps family protein produces METININAIGLEVTTARSLAGSLNTLLANFQLYYQNLRGLHWNIQGKNFFELHAKFEELYTGANDRVDEIAERILTLGEQPLHTFSDYIEASEIKQGKNIVDDQSSVELVRNNLAILLKIERQILSQAGDAEDEGTAALISELISEQEKTVWMLNAWLN; encoded by the coding sequence ATGGAAACAATAAACATCAACGCAATCGGATTAGAAGTGACAACTGCAAGATCATTAGCAGGTTCATTAAATACATTATTAGCTAATTTTCAGTTGTACTATCAAAATTTAAGAGGTTTACACTGGAATATTCAAGGTAAAAATTTCTTTGAGTTACACGCTAAATTCGAAGAATTATATACAGGGGCAAATGATAGAGTCGACGAGATTGCCGAAAGAATTTTGACATTAGGAGAACAACCATTGCATACATTTTCTGATTACATCGAAGCATCGGAAATTAAGCAAGGAAAAAATATTGTAGACGATCAATCATCAGTAGAATTAGTGAGAAACAATCTAGCGATATTACTTAAGATTGAAAGACAGATTTTATCACAAGCAGGAGACGCAGAAGACGAAGGTACAGCTGCACTAATTTCGGAACTTATTAGTGAGCAAGAGAAAACCGTTTGGATGCTGAATGCTTGGTTAAACTAA
- the obgE gene encoding GTPase ObgE yields the protein MASSNFIDYVKVFVRSGAGGAGAVSFRREKHVPKGGPDGGDGGRGGHIILKADKQHWTLLHLKYRKHIHGFNGVSGSGTGKSGADGEDIILPVPLGTIAKDAETGEKICELTEPGQEVILMKGGKGGLGNRNFKTATNQTPRYAQPGEECEEAWVILELKVLADVGLVGFPNAGKSTLLSVLSAAKPEIADYPFTTMVPNLGVIPYHDNKSFIMADIPGIIEGAAEGKGLGIRFLRHIERNSVLLFMVPADSEDVAKDYEILVNELTKYNPELLDKNRLLAITKSDMLDDELEDLIKETLPDGVPYVFISSVIQKGIPELKDLLWEAINEGVEEEEEDFEEEDYDQPLNDYNPYQDNIDLENEADD from the coding sequence ATAGATTACGTTAAAGTCTTTGTCCGCTCTGGTGCAGGAGGAGCAGGTGCGGTTTCTTTCCGTAGAGAAAAGCACGTTCCAAAAGGTGGACCTGATGGAGGAGATGGTGGTCGTGGTGGTCATATCATCTTAAAAGCAGATAAGCAGCACTGGACATTACTTCACCTAAAATACCGTAAACATATTCACGGTTTTAATGGTGTTAGTGGTAGTGGTACAGGTAAAAGTGGTGCTGATGGTGAAGATATTATCCTTCCTGTTCCTCTAGGTACAATTGCCAAAGATGCAGAAACAGGTGAAAAAATCTGTGAGCTGACAGAACCTGGTCAAGAAGTAATCTTGATGAAAGGTGGTAAAGGTGGTTTGGGTAACCGTAATTTCAAAACGGCAACCAACCAAACTCCTAGATACGCTCAACCTGGAGAGGAATGCGAGGAAGCTTGGGTAATTCTTGAGCTTAAAGTACTTGCTGATGTTGGTTTGGTAGGATTCCCTAACGCAGGTAAATCTACTTTACTTTCTGTTCTTTCTGCTGCAAAACCAGAAATTGCAGATTATCCATTCACCACCATGGTTCCTAACCTTGGTGTAATTCCTTACCACGATAACAAATCGTTTATCATGGCCGATATTCCTGGTATTATCGAAGGAGCTGCAGAAGGAAAAGGTTTAGGTATTCGTTTCTTACGTCATATCGAGAGAAACTCGGTACTATTATTTATGGTCCCTGCCGACAGTGAAGATGTGGCTAAGGATTACGAAATTTTAGTCAACGAATTGACAAAGTATAACCCTGAGTTATTGGACAAAAACCGTCTTCTTGCAATTACTAAAAGCGATATGCTGGACGATGAGCTAGAAGATCTTATCAAAGAGACATTACCTGATGGAGTTCCTTATGTATTTATCTCATCAGTAATTCAAAAAGGTATTCCTGAATTAAAAGATCTGCTTTGGGAAGCTATCAATGAAGGTGTTGAAGAAGAGGAAGAAGATTTTGAAGAAGAAGATTACGATCAACCATTAAACGACTATAATCCATATCAAGATAATATTGATTTGGAAAATGAGGCGGACGACTAA